Proteins co-encoded in one Gouania willdenowi chromosome 1, fGouWil2.1, whole genome shotgun sequence genomic window:
- the gpr108 gene encoding protein GPR108 produces MAEAHKGWFVAGCVFLLLLCDSHARIHKLTLMNETRSVIDLNNFGFFVNGTLEVKLSALRVQESLVNYSLQPVGFSLSRSRVNGVLSYTAEETELCPLTLTKLTNDEPLILFLIDIHSLRVKVNAMGVQDNILISKAAGDGGQRKARDVSTTDKPSNSDAKTLKPSEQEQQTKKPKEAQNITKPVVLKKDNVTEENLKSDAKDLEATTFHLDGRTQPSLALDKINTTYAFSFRIVIGSKAEGLYSLKFHYCQNRVPRFRLPYSFTVQVTEKNPDGFLSAAEIPLSRLYICMAAVFFAAAMVWVYTLMKHRYSVFKIHWLMAALAFTKSISLVFHSINYHFINTEGHPIEGWAVMYYITHLLKGALLFITLALIGTGWAFVKYILSDKEKKIFMIVIPLQVLANVAYIIIESTEEGSSEYNLWKEILFLVDLICCGAILFPVVWSIRHLQEASNTDGKAAMNLEKLKLFRHYYVMIVCYIYFTRIIAILLKITMPFQWQWCYEFLVEVSTLIFFVLTGYKFRPASNNPYLQLPQDEDDVEADEVVTESGALEGISKVKKTSNGRERQKESTL; encoded by the exons ATGGCCGAGGCTCACAAAGGCTGGTTTGTGGCTGGATGTGTGTTCCTGCTCCTGTTGTGCGACAGCCATGCCAGGATACATAAGCTCACATTGATG AATGAAACTCGGTCCGTTATCGACCTGAACAATTTTGGTTTCTTCGTTAACGGAACTCTGGAGGTCAAGCTGTCTGCCCTCCGTGTCCAAGAGAGCTTGGTGAACTACAGCCTTCAACCG GTTGGTTTCAGCTTATCCAGGTCGCGTGTTAATGGAGTCTTGTCCTACACA GCTGAGGAAACAGAGTTATGTCCACTCACTCTCACAAAGTTGACTAACGATGAACCCCTCATCCTTTTTCTCATTGATATCCACAGTCTAAG AGTCAAAGTCAACGCTATGGGTGTGCAGGACAACATTCTAAtatcaaaggctgcaggagATGGAG GTCAGAGGAAAGCCAGAGATGTTTCTACCACAGATAAACCATCAAACAGTGATGCTAAAACCCTGAAACCATcagaacaagaacaacaaacaaaaaagcctAAAGAGGCCCAAAACATAACGAAGCCTGTTGTTCTGAAGAAAGACAATGTAACTGAAGAAAATCTCAAATCTGACGCCAAAGATCTGGAGGCGACTACATTCCAT CTGGATGGACGGACCCAACCGTCATTAGCTCTGGACAAAATAAACACCACCTATGCCTTCAGC TTCCGCATTGTGATCGGTTCAAAGGCAGAGGGTCTATACAGCCTCAAATTCCACTACTGCCAGAACAGGGTCCCTAGATTCAGACTCCCTTATTCATTTACT GTGCAAGTGACTGAGAAGAACCCAGATGGCTTCCTGTCTGCAGCAGAAATCCCTCTGTCACGCCTTTACATCTGTATGGCAGCAGTCTTCTTTGCAGCAGCCATGGTCTGGGTATACACGCTCATGAAGCACAG ATATAGCGTTTTTAAAATCCACTGGCTGATGGCAGCCCTGGCATTTACTAAATCCATTTCCTTGGTGTTCCACAGT ATCAACTATCACTTCATCAACACCGAGGGCCATCCCATCGAAGGCTGGGCTGTCATGTACTATATAACGCACCT GCTGAAAGGTGCCCTACTCTTCATCACACTGGCTCTAATCGGCACAGGCTGGGCTTTTGTCAAATACATTCTATCTGACAAGGAAAAGAAGATCTTCATGATTGTGATTCCTCTGCAG GTTTTGGCCAATGTCGCCTACATTATCATCGAGTCCACAGAGGAAGGGTCCAGCGAATACAACCTTTGGAAGGAGATCCTCTTCCTGGTGGATCTTATCTGCTGTGGAGCCATCCTGTTCCCAGTAGTGTG gTCAATCCGTCACTTGCAAGAGGCTTCAAACACTGATGGCAAAG ctGCCATGAATTTGGAGAAGCTCAAGCTCTTCCGGCACTATTATGTGATG ATTGTCTGTTATATCTACTTTACAAGGATTATAGCTATTCTGCTCAAGATTACCATGCCTTTTCAGTGGCAGTGGTGCTATGAG TTTCTGGTGGAGGTGTCCACGCTCATCTTCTTTGTACTGACCGGCTACAAGTTTCGACCAGCGTCAAATAACCCGTACCTCCAACTCCCTCAGGACGAGGATGATGTGGAGGCTGATGAAGT